A genomic segment from Panthera tigris isolate Pti1 chromosome A1, P.tigris_Pti1_mat1.1, whole genome shotgun sequence encodes:
- the LOC102951902 gene encoding olfactory receptor 2T29-like: MENNTWVNNHTGRSDFDLVGLFSQSKHPALLCVVILVDFLMALSGNIILILLIYFDAHLHNPMYFFITQLSLMDVMYISVTVPKMLMDQVMGVNKISAPECGMQMFLYLTLGGSEFFLLAAMAYDRYVAICHPLRYPILMNNRVCLLLVSSSWFLGSVDGFMITPITMTFPFCRSREIYHFFCEVPAVMKLSCSDTSLYETFMYLCCVISLLFPVTVISSSYSFILFTIHRMKSAEGRKKAFATCSSHMTVVILFYGAAVYTYMLPNTYHTPEKDMIVSVFYTILTPVLNPLIYSLRNKDVTRALKKMFNVKSVSQESIK, from the coding sequence ATGGAGAACAACACTTGGGTGAACAACCATACTGGACGATCAGATTTTGACCTAGTGGGACTCTTCAGTCAATCCAAGCACCCAGCTCTCCTTTGTGTGGTCATTTTAGTGGATTTCCTGATGGCTTTGTCTGGAAACATCATCCTGATCCTTCTGATATACTTTGATGCTCACCTTCATAatcccatgtacttttttatcACCCAGTTGTCTCTCATGGATGTGATGTACATTTCTGTCACTGTGCCCAAGATGCTCATGGACCAGGTCATGGGTGTGAATAAGATCTCAGCCCCCGAATGTGGGATGCAGATGTTTCTCTATTTGACACTAGGAGGTTCAGAATTTTTCCTTCTAGCAGctatggcctatgaccgctatgtggctATCTGCCATCCACTCCGTTATCCTATCCTCATGAACAATAGGGTGTGTCTCCTTCTGGTGTCTTCTTCCTGGTTTCTGGGATCTGTGGATGGATTTATGATAACCCCCATCACCATGACCTTCCCCTTCTGCAGATCTCGGGAGATCTATCATTTCTTCTGTGAAGTTCCTGCTGTAATGAAACTTTCCTGCTCAGACACTTCCCTCTATGAGACATTCATGTACCTCTGTTGTGTCATCTCACTCCTCTTCCCTGTGACAGTCATTTCAAGCTCCTATTCTTTCATCCTCTTCACCATCCACAGGATGAAGTCAGCAGAGGGGCGGAAGAAGGCCTTTGCCACTTGTTCTTCCCACATGACCGTGGTCATCCTCTTCTATGGGGCTGCTGTCTACACCTACATGCTCCCCAACACCTACCACACCCCTGAGAAGGACATGATTGTATCTGTCTTTTACACTATACTCACTCCTGTTCTAAACCCTTTAATTTATAGTCTTAGGAATAAGGATGTTACAAGGgctctaaaaaaaatgttcaatgttaAGTCTGTCTCTCAGGAAAgtataaaatag